One genomic region from Fibrobacter sp. encodes:
- a CDS encoding LlaJI family restriction endonuclease: MIFLFEQFPYSIEYLKSVLPLDKEGRFKDLPNGFVTRDGKLDGVGYLFNGSRLGGRDDKAGDRIVFVLPKVFLDSSAQNDAAKVSAFGQDVPHDKNFELNGDHKDFLANLSLWVCSSIGKYREAFPGDKSMEAPTARGFSTDKACPTLIDVKNAMERFYEENKSLFVFVSKNVHSGNNRIDWRRTMRKAPFLRGVGSATTPIYMELVNKKKVFDLDDRLIVLFFSAMNYIEETFGFKMPKSEFYAPMRVNEFRRLLGHRGIMELRRIKHKYFADKFLRLYNIMKAFFEWGGNFSACGFGSEYLLTSKYNNVFEHMIDKLVGDDLPSQMAYLKNQKDGKEVDHLYRDQQLVFADESQKIWFIGDSKYYSDKNDIVGESVYKQFTYARNIIQYNISDLLNYKGDSKDYQGLRYRDSLTEGYSVTPNFFIRGEVPADKIFEMPAAVGAIRKDDADLWNERNRHFENRLFDRDTLLLQVYNVNFLYVLKAFSAKSSSLRTEFKHTAREKFRKNFLKLLDEKYVFWALYPRKESLDNFVTNNFRKLQGKMFRRDESDNFIILALEKGADKNPEILADVKKVADLMWVAVEKFIDGSDVNCLEVREADDGRWSDRDNGFYLKKEIFEERVLNNTTLPKKLVVKSQDGQTVKHEVLLNGGVIPEYSHKGEYDAVDCYFLPCKQRLDK; this comes from the coding sequence GTGATTTTCCTTTTTGAACAGTTCCCTTACTCCATAGAGTATCTGAAATCTGTCCTGCCTTTAGATAAGGAGGGCCGTTTTAAGGATTTGCCTAACGGCTTCGTGACTCGCGATGGTAAGCTGGATGGTGTAGGGTATTTGTTCAATGGATCCCGACTCGGAGGCCGGGATGACAAGGCGGGTGACAGGATTGTATTTGTTCTGCCTAAGGTGTTTTTGGATTCTTCGGCTCAGAATGATGCGGCTAAAGTTTCTGCTTTTGGGCAGGATGTTCCTCATGATAAAAATTTTGAGCTGAACGGAGATCACAAGGATTTCTTGGCCAACCTTTCTTTGTGGGTATGTTCTTCCATTGGAAAATATCGCGAGGCCTTTCCTGGCGACAAGAGCATGGAGGCTCCAACCGCCCGTGGCTTCAGTACAGACAAGGCTTGCCCCACGCTGATCGATGTGAAGAACGCCATGGAGCGTTTTTACGAGGAGAACAAGAGTCTCTTTGTATTCGTGAGCAAGAATGTGCATAGTGGCAACAACCGCATAGATTGGCGCAGGACCATGCGGAAGGCTCCGTTCTTGCGGGGGGTTGGTTCTGCGACGACACCGATTTATATGGAACTGGTGAACAAGAAGAAGGTTTTCGATCTGGATGACCGTCTGATTGTGCTGTTCTTCTCCGCAATGAATTACATCGAGGAAACCTTTGGTTTCAAGATGCCCAAGTCGGAATTCTACGCCCCCATGCGGGTGAACGAGTTCCGCCGCCTGCTGGGCCACCGCGGCATCATGGAGCTTCGCCGTATCAAGCACAAGTACTTTGCCGACAAGTTCCTCCGCCTCTACAATATCATGAAGGCCTTCTTCGAATGGGGCGGCAACTTTAGCGCATGCGGCTTCGGCAGCGAATACCTGCTCACCAGCAAGTACAACAATGTATTCGAACACATGATCGACAAGCTGGTTGGCGATGACTTGCCATCTCAAATGGCTTATCTCAAGAACCAGAAGGACGGCAAGGAAGTTGACCATCTTTACAGGGATCAGCAATTGGTTTTTGCTGATGAATCCCAGAAGATTTGGTTCATTGGTGACAGTAAGTATTATAGTGACAAGAACGATATTGTTGGAGAATCCGTTTATAAGCAATTTACTTATGCGCGCAATATCATTCAGTACAATATTTCCGACTTGCTGAACTATAAGGGCGATAGTAAGGATTATCAGGGCCTCCGATATCGCGATTCCCTAACGGAAGGCTATTCCGTAACGCCCAACTTCTTTATTCGTGGTGAGGTGCCTGCGGATAAAATTTTCGAGATGCCCGCTGCTGTCGGTGCTATCAGAAAAGATGATGCCGATTTGTGGAATGAGCGAAACCGTCACTTTGAAAACCGACTCTTCGATCGCGACACCCTTTTGCTCCAGGTTTACAACGTCAACTTCCTCTACGTTCTCAAGGCCTTTTCCGCCAAGAGCTCCAGCCTCCGCACCGAATTCAAGCACACCGCCCGCGAAAAATTCCGAAAGAACTTCCTGAAGCTGCTGGATGAGAAGTATGTTTTCTGGGCTTTGTATCCCCGAAAAGAATCTCTAGATAATTTTGTGACGAATAATTTCCGGAAACTTCAAGGTAAGATGTTCCGTAGGGATGAATCGGATAACTTTATTATATTGGCTCTTGAAAAGGGCGCTGACAAAAATCCAGAGATTCTGGCAGACGTCAAAAAAGTTGCAGATTTAATGTGGGTCGCGGTGGAAAAATTTATTGACGGCTCTGATGTGAATTGTCTTGAAGTTCGCGAAGCTGATGATGGCCGATGGAGCGATCGAGATAACGGCTTCTATTTGAAGAAGGAAATCTTTGAGGAAAGAGTCTTGAACAATACGACTCTGCCAAAGAAACTTGTCGTGAAATCGCAAGATGGCCAAACTGTTAAACACGAAGTTTTGCTCAATGGTGGCGTGATTCCTGAATACTCGCACAAAGGTGAATATGACGCTGTAGATTGCTATTTCTTGCCGTGTAAACAACGCCTTGACAAATAA
- a CDS encoding putative DNA binding domain-containing protein, with the protein MPSRKLLLKSGINLNKEESQNVEFKESWQDEYLKWICAFANTEGGSLFIGVDDKGNVCGVKDIHKKSEDIPNKIRNTMGIVCDVNLLTEGNLDYLEIKVEKYPMPISYKGKYYKRSGSTTQELSGVEVNKLILFSQGRTWDSIPVPGISTKSLDSDAIKLFKKRAVESRRLDEKAAKISIQNLMQNLRCVEGDYLTRTAMMCFHPDPEKWVPGSYIKIAYFATEADILFQDEIHGPLLTQVEKAMDLIFSKYMKALITYEGIHRQEFFFFPPDAFRELLLNAVVHKDYMDPTPIQIKIYADSIWMWNPGSMPQEVRVRDLFKKHVSKPRNPGIANIFFMSGYVERWGRGYYNIEQACTETNSKLPKVKASGGVTVECFASDKYNAVASKWKLDGKSPELSPENLPVNLPVNLPVNPSLNKTQNELFALVVEYPSSTYDDFAGKMGKKRETIRVNLRTLEKLGLIKRVGADKNGHWEIVSEG; encoded by the coding sequence ATGCCCAGTCGAAAACTGCTTTTAAAAAGCGGTATTAATCTTAACAAAGAAGAAAGCCAGAACGTAGAGTTCAAGGAATCCTGGCAAGACGAATACCTTAAATGGATTTGTGCCTTCGCGAATACCGAAGGTGGCTCTCTATTCATTGGTGTTGATGATAAGGGCAATGTTTGTGGTGTCAAGGACATTCACAAGAAAAGTGAGGATATCCCTAACAAGATCCGCAATACCATGGGCATTGTTTGCGATGTTAATCTATTGACTGAAGGTAATTTGGATTATCTTGAAATCAAGGTGGAAAAATACCCGATGCCAATCAGTTACAAGGGCAAATACTATAAGCGTTCCGGTTCAACTACGCAGGAATTAAGTGGTGTAGAAGTTAACAAGCTGATTTTGTTCTCGCAGGGGCGTACATGGGATTCGATCCCGGTTCCTGGAATTTCAACGAAAAGTTTAGACTCCGACGCAATCAAACTTTTCAAGAAAAGGGCTGTAGAATCTCGCCGACTCGATGAAAAAGCCGCAAAGATTTCCATACAGAATCTGATGCAGAATCTTCGTTGTGTCGAGGGCGATTATTTGACCCGAACGGCAATGATGTGCTTCCATCCTGATCCTGAAAAGTGGGTGCCAGGGTCTTATATCAAGATTGCATATTTTGCCACGGAAGCGGACATACTTTTTCAGGATGAAATTCATGGGCCCTTGTTGACTCAAGTTGAAAAGGCTATGGATTTAATTTTCTCCAAGTACATGAAAGCGCTCATTACTTATGAGGGAATCCATCGTCAGGAGTTTTTCTTTTTCCCGCCGGACGCCTTTAGGGAACTCCTGCTGAATGCCGTTGTCCATAAGGATTACATGGACCCGACTCCAATCCAAATCAAAATTTACGCCGATAGCATTTGGATGTGGAATCCCGGCTCCATGCCGCAGGAAGTCCGTGTAAGAGATTTGTTCAAGAAACATGTGTCTAAACCGCGAAATCCTGGAATAGCAAACATTTTCTTTATGAGTGGCTATGTGGAGCGCTGGGGTCGTGGCTATTACAACATTGAACAGGCTTGTACTGAGACAAATTCCAAGCTGCCGAAAGTTAAGGCTTCTGGTGGGGTGACGGTGGAATGTTTCGCCAGTGACAAGTACAACGCCGTTGCCTCGAAATGGAAATTGGATGGCAAAAGTCCGGAGCTGTCGCCAGAAAATCTGCCTGTAAATCTGCCTGTAAATCTGCCTGTAAATCCTTCTCTAAATAAAACGCAGAACGAATTGTTTGCTTTGGTTGTTGAATATCCATCTTCAACCTATGATGATTTTGCGGGTAAGATGGGAAAGAAGAGAGAAACGATTCGAGTCAATTTGCGTACTCTTGAAAAATTGGGCTTGATTAAACGTGTCGGTGCCGATAAGAATGGTCATTGGGAAATTGTAAGCGAAGGTTAG
- a CDS encoding LlaJI family restriction endonuclease — MYPYSLEAFRSVLGLNMDSAKEVVSALKRSGVAKAVNRKTFDLDRLTEESEVISEDIAENSDIAYVMNYVGVVYTENCVLKCYPKYIDNFPDDPKDESGLVKELRSVLKAIQKHNDKVQSIHLYNGEERSTFNMLGLVLHILHDYYENGIYTNYQEVIETNGEGEIDWDRTINETFAYLKDNRPYYLELKTIANQTDDFDYFKRLHECIVTECSKYLEDLGLTELFDDVPFVQLTETNLDDFGDPDYIKYRLEREIASQFVTRKQMLLKTLYTYVAEKKTDEQEDSFSLWGTNSLNLVWEHACGEVFKNEYESFKKYIDCPEWKFEDNEDPISKETLIPDIVCKASDNTFCILDGKYYLPKWTKSALSNNPGVQDVVKQFVYHKAFLEYLIKNGIQNVFNAFLFPAPSSKKTTDFIKAFGTVDMKPLMEWGLNRLPSVHLAYVNPDELWKAYVGGKNRKAELELCVAEIQKSPDYSYDAIIPSLLQVAEVRVDYSAQQLTMVGYLKPDYVEFLHRGCSKMIFYFYHTRNGFVYPVHPHLINCKAFAGYTDGEGVIVGNIVGKLQICNASALAEKLAGCGIEKSDFSAQSYYVIEIEDVRTVAGRNKSYYQDAINAYPGNDITHEYSPKVVNDIK, encoded by the coding sequence ATGTACCCTTACTCCTTGGAGGCGTTTAGGAGTGTTCTTGGCTTGAACATGGATTCCGCCAAGGAGGTGGTTTCGGCTCTTAAACGTTCCGGTGTTGCTAAGGCCGTTAATAGAAAAACCTTTGATCTGGATCGACTTACTGAAGAAAGCGAAGTCATTTCCGAAGATATTGCTGAAAATTCTGATATCGCCTATGTAATGAATTATGTGGGTGTGGTCTATACAGAAAATTGTGTTCTGAAATGCTACCCCAAGTATATTGATAATTTTCCCGACGATCCGAAGGATGAATCTGGGTTAGTAAAAGAATTAAGGTCTGTCCTTAAGGCAATCCAGAAACATAATGACAAGGTTCAGTCCATCCATTTGTATAATGGCGAGGAACGTAGCACCTTCAATATGCTTGGCTTGGTTCTCCATATTCTCCATGACTATTACGAGAATGGAATCTACACCAACTATCAGGAAGTTATAGAGACTAATGGTGAAGGCGAGATTGATTGGGATAGGACCATCAACGAAACTTTTGCGTACCTCAAGGATAATCGTCCGTATTATCTAGAGCTGAAGACGATTGCGAATCAAACAGATGACTTTGACTACTTCAAGCGACTCCATGAATGCATTGTTACGGAATGTTCCAAGTATCTTGAAGATCTTGGCTTGACGGAATTGTTTGATGATGTTCCGTTTGTTCAGTTGACTGAAACGAACCTTGATGATTTTGGAGACCCCGACTACATCAAGTATCGTCTGGAACGAGAAATTGCTTCGCAGTTTGTGACCCGCAAGCAAATGCTTCTCAAGACCCTCTACACCTATGTGGCCGAAAAGAAAACGGACGAGCAGGAAGATTCCTTCAGTCTCTGGGGAACGAATTCCCTGAACCTCGTCTGGGAACATGCTTGTGGGGAAGTGTTTAAGAACGAATACGAGTCCTTTAAAAAGTATATCGATTGCCCTGAATGGAAATTTGAAGATAATGAAGATCCAATTTCCAAGGAAACATTGATTCCCGATATTGTTTGCAAGGCTTCAGATAATACATTTTGTATTCTTGATGGAAAATACTATTTGCCTAAATGGACAAAGAGTGCTCTTTCAAATAATCCCGGTGTACAGGATGTTGTAAAGCAGTTTGTTTATCACAAGGCGTTTCTTGAGTATTTGATTAAGAATGGAATTCAAAATGTGTTTAACGCATTTTTATTCCCGGCACCATCATCAAAGAAAACAACTGATTTTATCAAGGCTTTTGGAACGGTGGATATGAAACCCCTTATGGAATGGGGGTTGAATCGTTTGCCGTCCGTTCACTTGGCTTATGTAAATCCGGATGAGTTGTGGAAAGCCTACGTAGGTGGAAAAAATCGTAAGGCTGAATTAGAACTTTGTGTGGCTGAAATTCAGAAGTCTCCGGACTATAGCTATGACGCTATAATTCCTAGTTTGTTGCAGGTTGCTGAAGTTAGGGTGGATTATTCTGCGCAGCAATTAACCATGGTCGGTTATTTGAAACCTGATTATGTGGAATTTTTGCATCGCGGCTGTTCTAAAATGATATTCTATTTCTACCATACAAGAAACGGATTTGTGTATCCGGTACATCCGCATTTGATCAATTGCAAAGCTTTTGCTGGCTACACAGATGGGGAAGGCGTTATTGTTGGCAACATTGTTGGGAAGTTGCAAATTTGCAATGCAAGTGCTCTTGCTGAAAAGCTTGCTGGATGCGGCATAGAAAAGAGTGATTTTTCTGCGCAGTCTTATTATGTGATTGAAATTGAAGATGTAAGAACTGTTGCCGGAAGAAATAAATCCTATTACCAAGACGCCATAAATGCATATCCGGGTAATGACATTACCCATGAATATTCACCGAAAGTGGTGAATGATATAAAGTAA
- a CDS encoding helix-turn-helix domain-containing protein, producing the protein MSGGYFEFVPFEETALHKNTCQKSTPGEMIVAARGLCNWTQAQLAEKLNVAVQNVSEMERGKRPVSRKMAVKLGEIFGCAPSTFFAFPENL; encoded by the coding sequence ATGTCCGGCGGATATTTTGAGTTTGTCCCATTTGAAGAAACTGCCCTGCATAAAAATACATGCCAAAAATCCACTCCCGGAGAAATGATTGTTGCAGCAAGAGGCCTATGCAATTGGACACAAGCCCAGCTTGCCGAAAAACTGAATGTCGCCGTGCAAAACGTTTCTGAAATGGAACGCGGAAAACGTCCGGTATCCAGGAAAATGGCCGTAAAATTGGGAGAAATATTCGGATGCGCCCCTAGCACATTCTTCGCCTTCCCAGAGAATCTGTAA
- a CDS encoding GNAT family acetyltransferase, with protein MGDNFTSININNFITEPNPNYGVNKLQDIISSFSCTPNEDVEKFLHKNAIEFTKKKQSVTYCVLNDVHEIVGYYALTIKPVTFKSSFLSNNARKVIERVSKYDSQLKEYCASAYLVAQLGKNFNLPMEKRISGSKLLEHAIASIRQAQNLVGGTIVFLECENHPKLMNFYEQNLFRQFSSRITDNPNTEGLVLNQMFRLI; from the coding sequence ATGGGCGATAATTTCACATCCATAAACATAAACAACTTCATAACCGAACCTAACCCAAATTATGGTGTCAATAAACTACAGGACATCATAAGCAGTTTTTCATGCACCCCAAATGAGGATGTTGAAAAATTTCTTCATAAGAATGCCATTGAATTCACCAAAAAGAAACAATCGGTCACTTACTGTGTTTTGAATGATGTGCACGAAATCGTTGGTTATTACGCACTCACAATAAAGCCTGTAACTTTTAAAAGTTCTTTTTTAAGCAATAACGCAAGAAAAGTTATTGAACGCGTAAGCAAATATGATTCTCAATTAAAGGAGTACTGCGCAAGCGCATACTTAGTTGCTCAACTAGGGAAAAACTTTAACCTGCCAATGGAAAAAAGAATATCTGGCAGTAAACTTCTGGAACATGCAATCGCCTCTATAAGACAAGCCCAAAACCTTGTGGGCGGAACCATCGTATTTCTGGAATGTGAAAACCACCCGAAACTGATGAATTTTTACGAGCAAAATCTTTTTCGACAATTTTCCTCAAGAATCACAGACAACCCAAACACCGAAGGCCTGGTGCTAAACCAGATGTTCAGACTTATTTAA
- a CDS encoding DUF1016 N-terminal domain-containing protein: protein MPRENSALKKSDDKLFVNDLGTIVSTARDMSFRAANLMQVACNWLVGWRIVEQEQHGKARAGYGKHVIQLASESLTEKFGKGFSVPSLKGFRKFYLIFKNARMSHALPVSFVNSLSEKGQALPALLKNNEIGQALPIQLSWSHYECLIRVADEKARLWYMQEAAAEQWDYRTLKRNIASQYYYRLVQTPEGKRSAVDKANGQRS from the coding sequence ATGCCCAGAGAGAACTCGGCTTTGAAAAAGTCTGACGACAAGTTGTTCGTCAATGATTTAGGAACCATCGTTTCCACCGCTCGCGACATGAGTTTCCGTGCGGCGAACCTTATGCAGGTGGCGTGCAACTGGCTTGTCGGCTGGCGTATCGTGGAACAGGAACAGCATGGAAAAGCCCGTGCGGGTTATGGCAAGCATGTAATTCAGTTGGCGTCGGAGTCGCTGACCGAAAAATTCGGGAAGGGGTTTTCTGTTCCCTCGTTGAAAGGTTTCCGAAAATTCTATTTGATTTTTAAGAATGCTCGAATGTCCCATGCTCTGCCAGTTTCGTTCGTTAATTCGCTGTCTGAAAAAGGGCAGGCATTGCCTGCCCTTTTGAAAAACAATGAAATTGGGCAGGCTTTGCCTATCCAATTGTCCTGGAGTCATTACGAATGCCTGATCCGTGTCGCCGATGAAAAGGCCCGCCTGTGGTATATGCAGGAGGCTGCCGCCGAGCAGTGGGATTACCGCACTTTGAAACGAAATATCGCCTCGCAGTATTATTATCGTTTGGTGCAGACTCCAGAGGGCAAAAGATCTGCAGTCGACAAAGCCAACGGCCAACGATCGTGA